One Lachnospiraceae bacterium C1.1 genomic region harbors:
- a CDS encoding saccharopine dehydrogenase family protein — MSRLLVIGCGGVAQVAIQKCCQNSEVFTELCIASRTVSKCDELAKKLEGKTETKVTTAKVDADKVEEVKALINAYKPDLVLNVALPYQDLTIMDACLACGVHYVDTANYEPEDTDDPEWRKIYEKRCKDLGFSAYFDYSWQWAYDQKFKDAGLTALLGTGFDPGVTSVFTAYAQKHYFDEIHTIDILDCNGGDHGYPFATNFNPEVNLREVSAPGSYWEDGHWVEVPAMSIKREYDFPQVGKKDMYLLHHEEIEALAKNIPGVKRIRFFMTFGQSYLTHMKCLENVGMLSTTPIDFNGQQIVPIQFLKALLPDPASLGPRTVGKTNIGCIFTGIKDGKEKTICIYNVCDHQECYKEVGSQAISYTTGVPAMIGTALVASGQWNKKGALTTDEFDPDPYMDMLNKFGLPWIVDENPATVD; from the coding sequence ATGAGCAGATTATTGGTTATTGGATGCGGCGGTGTCGCACAGGTTGCAATTCAGAAATGCTGTCAGAACAGCGAGGTATTCACAGAGCTCTGCATAGCAAGCCGTACCGTGTCGAAATGTGATGAACTTGCTAAGAAACTTGAGGGAAAGACTGAGACAAAAGTTACAACCGCAAAGGTAGATGCTGATAAGGTTGAGGAAGTTAAGGCACTTATAAATGCCTATAAGCCTGATCTTGTGCTCAACGTGGCACTTCCTTACCAGGATCTTACGATCATGGATGCATGCCTTGCCTGCGGAGTTCACTATGTAGATACTGCAAATTATGAGCCTGAGGATACAGATGATCCGGAGTGGAGAAAAATCTATGAGAAGAGATGCAAGGATCTCGGATTTTCAGCATATTTTGATTATTCCTGGCAGTGGGCATATGATCAGAAGTTTAAGGATGCAGGTCTTACAGCCCTTCTGGGAACCGGTTTCGATCCGGGCGTAACAAGCGTATTTACCGCTTATGCACAGAAGCACTATTTTGATGAGATCCACACGATCGATATCCTCGACTGCAACGGCGGAGATCACGGTTATCCATTTGCTACAAACTTCAATCCTGAAGTAAACCTTCGTGAAGTCAGTGCTCCCGGAAGCTATTGGGAGGACGGACACTGGGTAGAGGTTCCTGCAATGAGCATTAAGCGTGAGTATGATTTCCCGCAGGTAGGAAAGAAGGATATGTATCTCCTTCACCACGAGGAGATAGAGGCTCTTGCAAAGAATATCCCGGGAGTAAAGAGGATCCGTTTCTTCATGACTTTCGGACAGAGCTATCTTACACATATGAAATGTCTTGAAAATGTAGGCATGCTTTCTACAACACCTATTGATTTTAACGGACAGCAGATCGTTCCGATACAGTTCTTAAAGGCACTTTTACCTGATCCTGCATCACTTGGACCCAGAACTGTAGGAAAGACCAATATTGGCTGTATCTTTACAGGTATCAAGGATGGCAAGGAAAAGACAATCTGCATTTACAATGTCTGCGATCATCAGGAGTGCTACAAAGAGGTTGGAAGTCAGGCCATCAGCTATACAACAGGTGTGCCTGCAATGATCGGAACTGCTCTTGTCGCATCCGGACAGTGGAATAAAAAGGGTGCACTCACTACTGATGAGTTTGATCCTGATCCTTACATGGATATGTTAAATAAATTCGGTCTGCCCTGGATCGTGGATGAAAATCCGGCAACCGTTGACTGA
- the speE gene encoding polyamine aminopropyltransferase, whose protein sequence is MQFWFEEFHTQNTKMGIRVDEQLFSGSSEYQRIDVFSSPEFGRFLCSNGSVVFSEADEFVYDEMIVHVPMAVHPNVKKVLVIGGGDGGVARELTYYDEIEKIDVVEEDKMFVDVCKKWFPDNSVGLEDPRVEIFYENGLRFLRSRRDYYDLIINDCTDPLGHTAGMFTKEFYGNCYRALRDDGIMVYQHGSPFFDEDEESCRAMHRKAYRSFPINKVFQAHIPTCPAGYWLFGFASKTYHPLKDFNAEKWNERNIKTWYYTTNLHMAAFMLPKYVEDLLSEEEKQL, encoded by the coding sequence ATGCAGTTTTGGTTTGAAGAATTTCATACACAAAACACGAAAATGGGGATTCGTGTTGATGAACAGCTTTTTTCCGGAAGCAGCGAATATCAGAGAATTGATGTTTTCAGTTCTCCGGAATTCGGAAGGTTTTTGTGCTCCAACGGAAGTGTGGTTTTTTCTGAGGCAGATGAATTTGTCTATGATGAGATGATAGTGCACGTTCCGATGGCGGTTCACCCGAATGTGAAAAAAGTTCTCGTGATCGGCGGCGGTGACGGCGGCGTTGCGAGAGAATTGACATATTATGACGAAATAGAAAAAATCGATGTGGTCGAGGAAGACAAGATGTTCGTGGATGTCTGCAAAAAGTGGTTTCCCGATAATTCGGTCGGACTCGAGGATCCGAGGGTTGAGATTTTTTATGAAAACGGACTCAGATTTTTAAGGTCGAGAAGGGATTATTATGATCTGATAATCAACGACTGTACAGATCCGCTAGGTCATACCGCCGGAATGTTTACCAAAGAATTCTACGGTAACTGCTACCGGGCACTTAGGGATGACGGGATAATGGTATATCAGCACGGAAGCCCGTTTTTTGACGAAGACGAGGAGAGCTGCCGCGCAATGCACAGGAAAGCCTACAGAAGCTTCCCGATAAATAAGGTTTTCCAGGCGCATATACCAACATGCCCTGCCGGCTACTGGCTTTTCGGATTCGCTTCGAAAACATATCATCCGCTTAAGGATTTTAATGCAGAAAAATGGAATGAACGTAATATCAAGACCTGGTATTACACAACAAATTTACACATGGCAGCTTTCATGCTTCCAAAATATGTAGAAGACCTTTTATCAGAGGAGGAAAAACAATTATGA
- a CDS encoding aminotransferase class I/II-fold pyridoxal phosphate-dependent enzyme, whose product MNLKEQNRAPIYEAVERFRKQHVVPFDVPGHKRGRGNPELVKFLGSQCVGVDVNSMKPLDNLCHPVSVIKDAEELAADAFGAAHSFFMVGGTTSAVQAMVLSACKAGDKIILPRNVHKSAINALILCGATPVYIDPKVDKELGIPLSMEAEDVKAAMEANPDAKAILVNNPTYYGICSDLRTIVRLAHEHNMLALVDEAHGTHFYFSDKLPVAAMEAGADMASISMHKSGGSLTQSSLLLIGPQMDHGYVSQIVNLTQTTSASYLLMGSLDISRRNLALRGKTSFEKVAEMAEYARKEINEIGGYYAYGKELINGSSVFDFDVTKLVVLTHRIGLAGIEVYDLLRDEYDIQMEFGDISNLLAYISIGDSLQDIERLVGALADIERLYSRPEKQFFTAEYISPEVAVSPQRAFYARKEPVALSDCAGRVAGESVMCYPPGIPILAPGEVITQDIIEYIRFAKEKGCSMQGMESDDLSYLNVLTEGTF is encoded by the coding sequence ATGAATCTGAAAGAACAAAACCGGGCTCCGATATATGAAGCAGTGGAGCGCTTCAGAAAGCAGCATGTCGTTCCCTTTGATGTGCCCGGGCATAAAAGAGGCAGGGGAAACCCTGAACTCGTGAAATTTTTGGGATCACAGTGCGTTGGCGTAGATGTAAATTCCATGAAACCGCTGGATAATCTCTGTCATCCCGTATCGGTCATCAAGGATGCCGAAGAGCTTGCAGCCGATGCCTTTGGTGCAGCCCATTCATTTTTTATGGTAGGCGGAACGACCTCTGCAGTCCAGGCAATGGTGCTCTCAGCCTGCAAGGCAGGAGACAAGATAATCTTACCGAGAAATGTGCATAAAAGCGCAATAAACGCTCTGATCCTCTGCGGGGCAACACCTGTTTATATTGATCCTAAGGTAGATAAAGAGCTCGGAATACCGCTTTCTATGGAAGCTGAGGACGTAAAGGCTGCCATGGAGGCAAATCCTGATGCAAAGGCGATCCTTGTGAACAATCCGACTTATTACGGGATCTGCTCGGACTTGAGGACTATCGTAAGGCTTGCCCATGAGCACAATATGCTCGCTTTAGTAGATGAAGCCCACGGAACTCACTTTTATTTTAGTGATAAGCTTCCTGTTGCCGCAATGGAGGCAGGAGCGGATATGGCTTCCATATCTATGCACAAGTCCGGCGGAAGTCTGACTCAGAGCTCGCTTTTACTGATAGGGCCGCAGATGGATCACGGTTACGTAAGCCAGATCGTAAATCTGACGCAGACTACCAGCGCATCATATCTTTTGATGGGAAGCCTTGATATTTCAAGGAGAAATCTTGCCCTCAGGGGAAAGACCTCATTTGAAAAGGTTGCTGAAATGGCAGAGTATGCAAGAAAAGAGATCAATGAAATAGGCGGATATTATGCCTATGGAAAAGAGCTTATAAACGGTTCGAGCGTATTTGATTTTGACGTTACGAAGCTGGTGGTTTTAACCCACAGGATCGGACTTGCGGGTATAGAGGTGTATGATCTTTTGAGAGATGAGTATGACATTCAGATGGAATTTGGAGATATTTCCAATCTTTTGGCATATATTTCCATCGGAGATTCGCTGCAGGATATAGAAAGGCTTGTAGGAGCTTTAGCTGATATAGAAAGGCTCTATTCAAGGCCTGAGAAGCAGTTCTTCACGGCAGAATACATTTCTCCGGAGGTTGCGGTAAGCCCTCAGAGGGCATTTTATGCAAGGAAAGAGCCGGTTGCACTTTCTGACTGCGCAGGACGCGTTGCCGGTGAATCTGTCATGTGTTATCCGCCGGGAATACCGATTTTAGCGCCGGGAGAGGTCATAACGCAGGATATAATTGAATATATAAGATTTGCAAAAGAAAAGGGATGCTCGATGCAGGGAATGGAGAGTGATGATCTTTCCTATCTCAATGTCCTGACGGAAGGCACATTTTAA
- a CDS encoding SCP2 sterol-binding domain-containing protein: MTFYKFSVTVKDHKINVEPYEYNDRSCAITMSLEDYNKMIDGKLDSVLAFSTGRLKIDGDIGKAVEFSKILKRKK, translated from the coding sequence ATAACTTTTTATAAGTTTTCAGTAACGGTCAAGGATCACAAGATCAATGTGGAGCCCTATGAGTATAACGACAGGAGCTGCGCGATCACGATGAGCCTCGAGGATTACAACAAAATGATCGATGGAAAGCTTGACTCTGTGCTGGCATTTTCAACAGGAAGACTCAAGATAGACGGAGATATCGGAAAAGCTGTGGAATTTTCAAAGATTCTCAAGAGAAAAAAATAA
- a CDS encoding transposase, with the protein MVKAIKVMLVPNNVQNTKMFQYAGAARFAYNWALARERDNYEKGGKFISDSELRKEFTRLRNSDEYAWLLKISNNVTKQAIKDACTAYKNFFKGLQEFPRFKSKKRSMPKFYQDSIKIKFSETHVKFEGFSSSKKANKQKLNWVRIAEHGRIPTDTKYMNPRISFDGLNWWISVCVELPDCKEKLSDDGIGIDLGIKDLAICSDTNKYKNINKSAKVRKLERRKRRLQRSVSRKYLMNNKDTINKNNERNIKNGFVKLSNKNKKKGKYCKTNNIVKNEKLLLKVNHRLTNIRKNYLNQTTSEIVNRKPRFICIEDLNVSGMMKNRHLSKAVQNQGFFEFRKQLEYKCNDKGIQLIVADRFYPSSKLCSCCGNIKKDLKLSDRIYKCRCGNAIDRDFQAALNLKAYGEQFAS; encoded by the coding sequence ATGGTAAAAGCCATAAAAGTAATGCTCGTACCAAACAACGTGCAAAACACTAAGATGTTTCAGTATGCTGGTGCTGCAAGGTTTGCTTATAATTGGGCTTTAGCCAGGGAAAGAGACAACTACGAAAAAGGTGGCAAGTTTATATCAGATTCGGAGCTTAGGAAAGAATTTACAAGACTCAGAAATTCTGATGAATATGCATGGTTGCTTAAAATATCAAACAATGTAACCAAACAGGCTATTAAAGATGCCTGTACTGCGTACAAGAACTTTTTCAAAGGCTTACAGGAATTTCCAAGGTTTAAGTCCAAAAAGAGATCCATGCCTAAATTCTATCAGGACAGCATTAAGATTAAGTTCAGCGAAACCCATGTCAAGTTTGAAGGCTTTTCTTCAAGTAAAAAAGCCAACAAGCAAAAACTTAATTGGGTGAGGATTGCAGAGCATGGGCGTATTCCAACAGATACAAAGTATATGAACCCAAGAATATCCTTTGATGGGTTGAACTGGTGGATCAGTGTATGTGTGGAATTGCCAGATTGCAAGGAAAAGTTATCTGATGATGGAATCGGTATAGACTTAGGAATTAAAGATTTAGCGATATGTTCTGATACTAACAAGTATAAGAACATCAACAAATCTGCTAAAGTCAGAAAATTGGAGAGACGCAAACGCAGATTACAGAGGAGCGTGTCTCGTAAGTATCTTATGAATAACAAAGATACTATAAATAAAAACAATGAGAGAAATATAAAAAATGGATTTGTGAAACTTAGTAACAAGAATAAAAAGAAAGGAAAATACTGCAAAACGAATAATATAGTTAAAAATGAAAAACTTTTACTCAAAGTAAATCACAGATTAACAAATATCCGTAAGAACTATCTGAATCAGACCACATCTGAGATAGTAAATCGAAAACCAAGATTTATCTGTATCGAGGATCTGAATGTTAGTGGAATGATGAAGAACAGACACTTATCCAAAGCAGTTCAAAATCAGGGGTTTTTTGAATTTAGAAAGCAGCTTGAATATAAATGTAATGATAAGGGCATTCAACTTATTGTAGCTGATAGATTTTATCCATCCTCAAAACTTTGTAGCTGTTGTGGAAACATCAAAAAAGACCTGAAATTATCTGACAGGATTTATAAATGCAGATGTGGGAATGCTATTGACAGGGATTTTCAGGCTGCATTGAATCTAAAAGCTTATGGAGAACAATTTGCATCTTAA
- a CDS encoding IS607 family transposase, whose translation MLRFISYWYRIILKGVDTLSRYYSIHEFSKILGVSAQTLRNWDANGKLHPHHTTTSGYRYYSDEQLNQVMNVKSKKRITIGYCRVSSNKQKDDLERQIDNVKTYLIAKGQPFEIISDIGSGINYKKKGLQELIKRISQNQVEKVVVLDKDRLLRFGFELVEYMASLYNCDIEIIDNTEKSEQQELVEDLVQIITVFSCKLQGKRANKAKKLVEELIQEEETNGKSHKSNARTKQRAKH comes from the coding sequence ATGTTGCGTTTTATAAGTTATTGGTATAGGATAATATTGAAAGGAGTTGATACTTTGAGTAGATATTATTCTATACATGAATTTTCGAAAATATTAGGCGTATCTGCACAGACATTACGCAATTGGGATGCCAATGGAAAACTTCATCCACATCATACTACAACAAGTGGATACAGATATTATTCCGATGAACAACTTAACCAAGTAATGAATGTAAAATCCAAAAAACGCATTACAATAGGATATTGTCGTGTTTCAAGTAATAAGCAGAAAGATGATTTGGAACGGCAGATTGATAATGTAAAAACATATCTCATAGCAAAAGGGCAACCATTTGAGATAATAAGTGATATTGGTTCCGGTATTAATTACAAGAAAAAAGGACTTCAGGAGCTGATTAAACGGATTTCTCAGAATCAGGTTGAAAAGGTTGTCGTTTTGGATAAAGACAGGCTTTTACGATTTGGTTTTGAGTTAGTGGAATATATGGCTTCGCTTTATAACTGTGACATTGAGATAATTGATAATACTGAAAAATCTGAACAGCAGGAGCTTGTTGAGGATTTAGTACAAATAATCACGGTGTTCAGTTGCAAATTACAGGGTAAGCGGGCTAATAAAGCTAAGAAACTTGTTGAAGAACTGATACAGGAGGAAGAAACAAATGGTAAAAGCCATAAAAGTAATGCTCGTACCAAACAACGTGCAAAACACTAA
- the csn2 gene encoding type II-A CRISPR-associated protein Csn2, giving the protein MTLSHYPTGLYIEITEQETTSLIIENTEVMADYVSDIKNLIEKDVGEFCLYDGDKEIKFSKRCELILDPWSIDYNSKRIKGKLYQLIHDIVEEQFYKDFLVARAGLYSFLEKVIEHVPYSTIYSTDLDMNTLSKMLDLKIDQGDNTVVERIVEYMKLMSSLCGVSVFFLVGIRAFISDTDMMLIYKEARYIGVILVIIESVERSYLEGEHSFIIDKDKCIIKL; this is encoded by the coding sequence ATGACCTTATCCCACTACCCTACAGGGTTATATATAGAGATAACGGAGCAAGAAACTACATCTCTCATAATAGAGAATACGGAAGTTATGGCAGACTATGTGTCTGATATAAAAAATCTCATAGAAAAAGATGTGGGTGAATTTTGTTTATATGATGGAGATAAGGAAATTAAATTTTCTAAGAGATGTGAGCTTATATTGGATCCATGGAGCATTGATTATAATTCTAAGAGGATAAAGGGAAAATTATATCAACTTATACATGACATAGTAGAGGAACAGTTTTACAAAGATTTTCTTGTTGCAAGAGCTGGATTATATTCTTTTTTGGAGAAGGTTATTGAACATGTCCCATACAGTACGATATATAGTACTGACCTTGACATGAATACATTGTCTAAAATGCTTGATCTAAAAATTGATCAGGGGGATAATACTGTTGTTGAGAGAATTGTAGAGTACATGAAGCTAATGTCATCATTATGTGGAGTAAGTGTATTTTTTCTGGTTGGTATCAGAGCATTCATTTCAGATACTGATATGATGTTGATATATAAAGAGGCGAGGTATATCGGGGTTATATTAGTTATAATTGAATCAGTAGAAAGATCTTATCTGGAAGGTGAACATAGCTTTATAATTGATAAAGATAAATGTATAATTAAATTATAA
- the cas2 gene encoding CRISPR-associated endonuclease Cas2: MRILVMFDLPVTTAAGRREYFLFRKFLIKSGFLMLQESIYCKIAQNSTMADSIVDNIKKNKPSAGLVQVLKVTEKQYSKMEYIVGESISDVLNTDERMVIL, encoded by the coding sequence ATGAGAATTCTAGTTATGTTTGATCTGCCTGTTACAACTGCAGCTGGAAGGAGAGAGTATTTTTTATTTAGAAAATTTTTAATTAAATCCGGATTTCTTATGCTACAGGAGTCAATATATTGTAAGATTGCTCAGAATAGCACAATGGCAGATTCTATTGTTGACAATATCAAGAAAAACAAACCATCTGCCGGTTTGGTACAGGTTCTTAAGGTGACGGAAAAGCAATACTCAAAAATGGAATATATTGTTGGAGAGAGTATATCTGATGTTCTTAATACAGATGAAAGAATGGTGATTTTATGA
- the cas1 gene encoding type II CRISPR-associated endonuclease Cas1, whose amino-acid sequence MSWRTVIISSSAKLDYQLGYMVVRKDNSTKIHISEIHTVLIESTAVSLTTALLAELVKHKIKVIFCDEKRNPSSELIPYYGAHDTSRKVRNQIAWDKDIKTAVWTEIVSEKIRNQMYLLEIYNRPESDMLKNYINELEFGDSTNREGHAAKVYFNALFGKDFSRSEDNVINASLNYGYSIILSSFTREISLNGYITQIGLFHDNMFNQFNLASDLMEPFRMLVDNTVLAMKPKIFEKEEKHQLVNILNQYVKINGKEEYVSNAIKIYTRSVFDALEEKDVSQMKFYEL is encoded by the coding sequence ATGAGTTGGAGAACAGTAATTATTTCAAGCAGTGCCAAGCTGGATTACCAGCTTGGCTATATGGTCGTACGAAAGGATAATTCTACTAAAATTCATATTTCTGAGATACATACAGTATTGATAGAGTCTACTGCTGTATCGTTAACAACTGCTCTTTTAGCGGAACTCGTAAAGCATAAAATAAAGGTTATTTTTTGCGATGAAAAAAGAAATCCAAGTTCTGAGCTAATTCCATATTATGGCGCGCATGATACATCCAGAAAAGTCAGAAATCAAATAGCATGGGATAAGGATATAAAAACAGCTGTATGGACAGAAATAGTTTCGGAAAAAATTCGAAATCAGATGTATTTGCTTGAAATATATAATCGTCCGGAATCAGACATGCTTAAAAATTATATTAATGAGCTTGAATTTGGAGACAGCACAAATCGTGAAGGTCATGCTGCAAAAGTGTATTTCAATGCACTTTTTGGCAAAGATTTCAGCAGGAGCGAGGATAATGTTATTAATGCTTCACTGAATTATGGCTATAGTATTATTTTGTCTTCATTTACAAGGGAGATATCATTGAATGGATATATAACACAAATTGGTCTTTTTCATGATAATATGTTTAATCAATTTAATCTGGCATCAGATCTCATGGAACCATTCAGGATGCTTGTAGATAATACTGTATTAGCAATGAAACCGAAAATTTTTGAAAAAGAGGAGAAGCATCAGCTTGTTAATATTCTGAATCAATACGTTAAAATTAATGGAAAAGAAGAATATGTATCTAATGCGATTAAAATTTATACAAGAAGTGTTTTTGATGCACTAGAAGAAAAAGATGTTTCACAGATGAAATTTTATGAGTTATAG